In one Legionella clemsonensis genomic region, the following are encoded:
- the miaA gene encoding tRNA (adenosine(37)-N6)-dimethylallyltransferase MiaA, translating into MAKTIVCLMGPTASGKTALAFELVKAFPFEIISVDSAMIYREMNIGTAKPTPEELKRAPHHLIDILDPIENYSAAQFCEDTVELIEAIFQRGKLPLLVGGTMMYFNALQQGLSVLPQADEAVRLELLRQAERHGWSYLHQQLEQVDPLSAKRIHPNDTQRIQRALEVYHLTGKPLSFFWSEQKGAAKYRFINLILFPEQRAWLHEQIAARFEKMLNQDFIGEVAQLLQKWQLPPTCPSMRCVGYRQVIDYLAGDYNYDTLRYKGIVATRQLAKRQLTWLRSWSNSLFFNCQNPATTKREIMALVKEIMDNKLHNFKTV; encoded by the coding sequence ATGGCTAAGACAATTGTTTGCTTAATGGGGCCAACTGCTTCAGGTAAAACAGCACTTGCTTTTGAGCTGGTGAAAGCTTTTCCGTTTGAAATTATTAGTGTTGACTCAGCCATGATTTATCGAGAAATGAATATTGGCACAGCAAAACCCACTCCTGAAGAACTTAAACGTGCGCCGCATCATTTAATTGATATTTTAGATCCCATTGAAAATTATTCAGCGGCGCAATTTTGTGAAGACACCGTGGAGTTAATTGAGGCTATTTTTCAGCGTGGCAAGCTCCCTTTGCTAGTCGGTGGCACCATGATGTATTTTAATGCACTGCAGCAGGGTTTATCCGTATTGCCTCAGGCGGATGAAGCAGTACGGCTGGAGTTATTGCGGCAAGCCGAGCGACATGGTTGGTCTTATTTACACCAACAGCTAGAGCAGGTTGACCCTCTATCAGCCAAACGAATTCATCCTAATGATACTCAACGCATCCAAAGAGCATTAGAAGTTTACCACCTAACCGGTAAGCCACTTTCTTTTTTTTGGTCAGAGCAGAAAGGGGCAGCAAAGTATCGTTTCATTAATCTAATCTTGTTCCCAGAACAAAGAGCCTGGCTACATGAGCAGATTGCTGCAAGATTCGAGAAAATGTTAAATCAGGATTTTATAGGGGAAGTGGCTCAACTTCTCCAAAAATGGCAATTACCTCCTACTTGTCCCTCCATGCGTTGTGTGGGTTATCGCCAAGTCATTGATTATTTGGCAGGAGATTATAATTATGACACCTTGCGTTATAAAGGGATCGTGGCCACAAGACAGTTGGCTAAAAGACAGTTAACCTGGTTACGCTCATGGTCCAATAGTTTATTTTTTAATTGCCAAAATCCTGCAACGACAAAACGCGAAATCATGGCACTTGTTAAGGAAATCATGGATAATAAGCTTCATAATTTTAAGACCGTATAA
- a CDS encoding zinc-finger domain-containing protein, whose amino-acid sequence MAETKKKPASTKKHYVVHQRDLPLSCPTDEMELWNAHPKVYLPIEKTGSEVCPYCSAHFVLKND is encoded by the coding sequence ATGGCTGAAACCAAAAAAAAACCAGCAAGCACCAAGAAACATTATGTTGTGCATCAACGTGATTTGCCTTTGAGTTGTCCAACCGATGAAATGGAATTATGGAATGCTCATCCAAAAGTTTATCTACCCATTGAAAAAACTGGCTCTGAAGTTTGCCCCTATTGCAGTGCCCATTTTGTTTTAAAAAATGATTAA